A single genomic interval of Xiphophorus couchianus chromosome 2, X_couchianus-1.0, whole genome shotgun sequence harbors:
- the stoml1 gene encoding stomatin-like protein 1: MFGRPYQLLPQRDSSSQKTPGLFVNSHSFSQPSYHKGLSFDYIPNISANDFTDASQGWVSWICNLIVIFLVYICTFIAFPVTGWFVLKTVPNYQRVVVFRLGRVCPPKGPGVVLVLPFIDQWQKVDLRTRAFNIPPCQVITRDGGVLLVGADIQFRIWNPVMSVVSVQDLNASTRMTAQNALTHSLSKKTIREIQTERLKLEEYLGMDINEMTHPWGLEVDRVELTFGSLLKAPEEGQATPLTTPASLPSAPGLEGLTDSIQQLAMHFLSHSGSSHPKQEDSLTLINELSSEAEVAVVTPGSVEELLSGVQMILSETLVQQVRACFQFEISTADGQQRQYYLDLTQGSGAAGSGFLCREPDVTLSMSDCDLVDMFQGRLRPFAAYTSGKLKVQGDIKTAMKLEELIKQLKK; the protein is encoded by the exons ATGTTCGGCAGGCCGTATCAGCTGCTTCCGCAGAGGGATTCAAGCTCCCAGAAGACTCCTGGTTTGTTTGTGAACTCTCACAGCTTTTCACAGCCAAGCTATCATAAAGGACTTTCCTTTGATTATATCCCAAATATCTCTGCAAACGACTTTACTG aCGCCTCTCAGGGATGGGTGTCTTGGATCTGCAACCTGATTGTGATCTTCCTCGTTTACATCTGCACCTTCATAGCCTTCCCAGTAACAGGATGGTTTGTTCTAAAG ACTGTCCCTAACTACCAGAGGGTAGTAGTGTTCCGTCTGGGTCGGGTTTGTCCCCCTAAAGGCCCCGGGGTTGTGCTGGTGCTGCCCTTCATTGATCAGTGGCAGAAAGTGGACCTGAGAACCCGAGCTTTTAACATCCCCCCATGTCAG GTGATTACTCGGGATGGTGGCGTGTTGTTAGTGGGAGCAGACATCCAGTTCAGGATCTGGAACCCAGTCATGTCAGTGGTGTCGGTCCAGGACCTGAATGCCTCCACCAGGATGACTGCGCAGAACGCTTTGACCCACAGCCTGTCCAAGAAGACCATCAGGGAAATTCAAACTGAGAGACTGAAACTAGAGGAATATCTTGGT ATGGACATAAATGAGATGACTCATCCGTGGGGGCTCGAAGTTGATCGGGTGGAACTTACCTTTGGTTCTCTACTCAAAGCCCCAGAAGAAGGTCAAGCTACACCCCTTACCACACCTGCTTCTCTACCGTCTGCACCTGGACTCGAAGGCCTCACTGACTCCATTCAGCAGCTGGCCATGCACTTTCTTAGTCACAGTGGAAGTTCACATCCTAAACAGG AGGACAGTCTGACATTAATAAATGAGCTCAGTAGTGAGGCTGAAGTTGCCGTGGTCACACCAGGTTCTGTTGAGGAGTTGCTCAGTGGAGTCCAGATGATCCTCTCTGAGACTTTGGTCCAACAGGTTAGGGCTTGTTTCCAGTTTGAGATCAGCACTGCTGATGGACAGCAGCGTCAGTACTACCTGGATTTAACTCAAG gtaGTGGTGCAGCTGGGTCAGGGTTCTTGTGTCGAGAGCCTGATGTGACTTTGAGCATGAGCGATTGCGACCTCGTGGACATGTTCCAAGGGAGGCTGCGACCGTTTGCCGCATACACTAGCGGCAAGCTCAAGGTGCAGGGAGACATCAAGACGGCCATGAAACTGGAAGAACTCATAAAGCAGCTTAAAAAGTAG
- the cyp11a1.2 gene encoding cholesterol side-chain cleavage enzyme, mitochondrial isoform X1, which yields MARLSMWRSPAVLPLSCMEEPVASGIRRSSSMPVIRQAYPESSSVVRPFSEIPGLWKNGVVNLYNFWKLDGFRNLHRIMLQNFNTFGPIYREKIGYYESVNIIKPEDAAILFKAEGHYPKRLKVEAWTSYRDYRNRKYGVLLKNGEDWRNNRVILNKEVISLKMLENFVPLLDDVGQDFVARVHKKIIRSGQNKWTTDLSQELFKYALESVSSVLYGERLGLMLDYIDPEAQRFIDCITLMFKTTSPMLYIPPALLRQVGAKVWRDHVEAWDGIFNQADRCIQNIYRQLRQETGASTEYPGVLASLLLLDKLSIEDIKASVTELMAGGVDTTSITLLWTLYELARHPNLQEELRAEVAVARTASQGNMLDMLKRIPLVKGALKETLRLHPVAVSLQRYIAEDIIIQNYHIPAGTLVQLGLYAMGRDPKVFFRPEQYLPSRWLRTETQYFRSLGFGFGPRQCLGRRIAETEMQIFLIHMLENFRIEKQRNLEVQSMFELILLPDKPIILTLKPLQVSQ from the exons ATGGCCAGGTTGAGTATGTGGCGGAGCCCCGCGGTGCTGCCCCTGTCCTGCATGGAGGAGCCGGTCGCCTCGGGCATTCGCAGGAGCAGCAGCATGCCGGTGATCCGGCAGGCGTACCCGGAGAGCAGCAGCGTCGTTCGGCCATTCAGTGAGATTCCTGGACTCTGGAAGAACGGGGTGGTCAACCTGTACAACTTCTGGAAACTGGACGGCTTTAGAAACCTTCACCGTATCATGCTGCAGAACTTCAACACATTTGGACCTATTTACag gGAGAAAATAGGTTATTATGAAAGTGTAAATATCATCAAACCAGAGGATGCTGCAATTCTCTTTAAAGCAGAGGGCCATTATCCTAAAAGGCTGAAAGTTGAAGCATGGACGTCATACAGAGACTACAGGAACCGCAAATATGGGGTTCTCCTAAA GAATGGTGAAGACTGGAGAAACAACCGTGTGATTCTTAACAAGGAGGTGATTTCCCTGAAGATGCTAGAAAACTTTGTACCATTGCTGGACGATGTGGGCCAGGATTTTGTGGCCAGagttcacaaaaaaattatacgAAGTGGCCAGAACAAATGGACCACAGACTTGTCTCAAGAACTTTTCAAATACGCTCTAGAGT CGGTGAGCTCAGTGCTGTACGGGGAGCGGCTGGGCCTGATGCTGGATTACATTGACCCTGAAGCTCAGCGCTTTATAGACTGCATCACACTCATGTTCAAGACCACTTCCCCCATGCTGTACATTCCTCCTGCTCTGCTGAGGCAGGTCGGAGCAAAGGTGTGGCGGGACCACGTAGAGGCGTGGGATGGAATATTTAACCAAG CTGACCGCTGCATCCAGAACATCTACAGGCAGCTGCGTCAGGAAACAGGAGCATCCACAGAATACCCAGGAGTGTTGGCCAGTTTGCTTCTGTTGGACAAGCTGTCCATTGAAGATATCAAGGCCAGTGTGACTGAACTAATGGCTGGAGGAGTGGACAct ACTTCCATAACGCTCCTGTGGACGCTGTATGAATTAGCCAGACACCCAAACCTCCAGGAGGAGCTGAGGGCAGAGGTTGCTGTGGCTCGGACTGCAAGCCAGGGGAACATGCTGGACATGCTGAAGAGGATTCCTTTGGTCAAAGGCGCCCTTAAAGAAACactcag ATTGCATCCAGTTGCAGTAAGCCTGCAAAGATACATAGCTGAAGACATAATTATTCAAAACTATCACATTCCAGCTGGG ACTTTGGTCCAGTTAGGGCTTTATGCGATGGGCAGGGACCCCAAGGTGTTCTTCCGTCCAGAGCAGTACCTTCCGTCTCGCTGGCTGAGGACTGAGACGCAGTACTTCAGAAGCCTGGGCTTTGGCTTTGGTCCCCGTCAGTGTCTGGGACGCAGGATAGCTGAGACAGAGATGCAGATCTTTCTTATCCAT ATGCTTGAAAACTTCCGAATTGAGAAGCAGCGCAATTTGGAAGTACAGAGTATGTTTGAGCTTATTCTCTTGCCAGATAAGCCTATAATATTAACTCTGAAACCTCTGCAAGTCAGTCAGTAA
- the cyp11a1.2 gene encoding cholesterol side-chain cleavage enzyme, mitochondrial isoform X2 — MARLSMWRSPAVLPLSCMEEPVASGIRRSSSMPVIRQAYPESSSVVRPFSEIPGLWKNGVVNLYNFWKLDGFRNLHRIMLQNFNTFGPIYREKIGYYESVNIIKPEDAAILFKAEGHYPKRLKVEAWTSYRDYRNRKYGVLLKNGEDWRNNRVILNKEVISLKMLENFVPLLDDVGQDFVARVHKKIIRSGQNKWTTDLSQELFKYALESVSSVLYGERLGLMLDYIDPEAQRFIDCITLMFKTTSPMLYIPPALLRQVGAKVWRDHVEAWDGIFNQADRCIQNIYRQLRQETGASTEYPGVLASLLLLDKLSIEDIKASVTELMAGGVDTTSITLLWTLYELARHPNLQEELRAEVAVARTASQGNMLDMLKRIPLVKGALKETLRLHPVAVSLQRYIAEDIIIQNYHIPAGCIFVFRLWSS, encoded by the exons ATGGCCAGGTTGAGTATGTGGCGGAGCCCCGCGGTGCTGCCCCTGTCCTGCATGGAGGAGCCGGTCGCCTCGGGCATTCGCAGGAGCAGCAGCATGCCGGTGATCCGGCAGGCGTACCCGGAGAGCAGCAGCGTCGTTCGGCCATTCAGTGAGATTCCTGGACTCTGGAAGAACGGGGTGGTCAACCTGTACAACTTCTGGAAACTGGACGGCTTTAGAAACCTTCACCGTATCATGCTGCAGAACTTCAACACATTTGGACCTATTTACag gGAGAAAATAGGTTATTATGAAAGTGTAAATATCATCAAACCAGAGGATGCTGCAATTCTCTTTAAAGCAGAGGGCCATTATCCTAAAAGGCTGAAAGTTGAAGCATGGACGTCATACAGAGACTACAGGAACCGCAAATATGGGGTTCTCCTAAA GAATGGTGAAGACTGGAGAAACAACCGTGTGATTCTTAACAAGGAGGTGATTTCCCTGAAGATGCTAGAAAACTTTGTACCATTGCTGGACGATGTGGGCCAGGATTTTGTGGCCAGagttcacaaaaaaattatacgAAGTGGCCAGAACAAATGGACCACAGACTTGTCTCAAGAACTTTTCAAATACGCTCTAGAGT CGGTGAGCTCAGTGCTGTACGGGGAGCGGCTGGGCCTGATGCTGGATTACATTGACCCTGAAGCTCAGCGCTTTATAGACTGCATCACACTCATGTTCAAGACCACTTCCCCCATGCTGTACATTCCTCCTGCTCTGCTGAGGCAGGTCGGAGCAAAGGTGTGGCGGGACCACGTAGAGGCGTGGGATGGAATATTTAACCAAG CTGACCGCTGCATCCAGAACATCTACAGGCAGCTGCGTCAGGAAACAGGAGCATCCACAGAATACCCAGGAGTGTTGGCCAGTTTGCTTCTGTTGGACAAGCTGTCCATTGAAGATATCAAGGCCAGTGTGACTGAACTAATGGCTGGAGGAGTGGACAct ACTTCCATAACGCTCCTGTGGACGCTGTATGAATTAGCCAGACACCCAAACCTCCAGGAGGAGCTGAGGGCAGAGGTTGCTGTGGCTCGGACTGCAAGCCAGGGGAACATGCTGGACATGCTGAAGAGGATTCCTTTGGTCAAAGGCGCCCTTAAAGAAACactcag ATTGCATCCAGTTGCAGTAAGCCTGCAAAGATACATAGCTGAAGACATAATTATTCAAAACTATCACATTCCAGCTGGG tgtATCTTTGTGTTTAGACTTTGGTCCAGTTAG